In Dromaius novaehollandiae isolate bDroNov1 chromosome 3, bDroNov1.hap1, whole genome shotgun sequence, the following are encoded in one genomic region:
- the AARS2 gene encoding alanine--tRNA ligase, mitochondrial isoform X2 produces MCAVPARSAPLAAHPEAALVLLPPSAEMAAAGRLRRRLQLAVPRCWDCSPRRWGSGVSAAGRVRAAFLRFFQERHGHRCLPSAPVRPRGDPRLLFVNAGMNQFKPIFLGTVHPRSKLAQYKRVVNSQKCVRAGGKHNDLEDVGRDTYHHTFFEMLGNWSFGDYFKEEACSMAWELLTEVYEIPKDRLYVTYFGGDSSLGLNADEECRDIWLCLGVPASHVLPFPLKDNFWEMGDTGPCGPCTEIHYDHVGGGRNAAALVNQGSPDVVEIWNLVFMQYSREVEGNLLPLPQHHVDTGMGLERLVTVLQNKRSNYDTDLFTPILDAIHKGCGGPRYEGLVGEADIGAVNMAYRVVADHVRTLCVCITDGIYPGLSGAELVLRRILRRAVRFCSEVLHAPPGLLASLVPTVVDVLGDAYPELRKNMDQIADIINENEAAFLSSLERGRRIIERTVQQMEPCTDFPAEVAWSLYGNLGFPLDLIDLMLEEKGMRLDSAAFNELALEDAKRKAHGLQAGQLEGADVHLDVHSLAQLQSNNVPVTDDSPKYAYTLGQHGQYEFSPCQATILMLYRDQSLQEEVGAGQHCGIILDRTNFYAEQGGQASDRGYLMRLGQQDMLFPVESVHLCGGYVIHEVTAVETLRAGDQVQLFVDEAQRLACMTNHTATHLLSFALRHVLGDKTEQRGSHVTAERLRFDFNTKGPVTVEQLQQVEQVVQEVIKRNEVVHMAEVPLTLARRVQGLRTVDEEYPDPVRIVSLGVPVESVLIHDSEAAMHTSVELCCGTHLLQTGAMEDLAIISERQLAKGISRVIAVTGGQAKQAREVGQCLAMEVDSVSIRMKQGSTSIPEVQNLSKEVGQLTKAAEKAQSLLAKHCNQPVIVDTVPVDSPSILMKVVNQLCDKSPGTSVLLLSPQASGEVFCACQVSKNCLPMFSAADWATAVCMQMEGKAGGSCVVAKGSGNAKGMQGALTTALEFAHSKL; encoded by the exons ATGTGCGCTGTCCCCGCCCGTTCCGCCCCCCTCGCTGCCCATCCTGAAGCCGCCCTCGTCCTCCTGCCGCCCTCGGCCGAGatggcggcggccgggcggctgcggcgTCGCCTGCAGCTAGCCGTGCCCCGGTGCTGGGACTGCAGCCCCCGCCGCTGGGGCAGCGGCGTCTCGGCGGCGGGGCGGGTCCGCGCCGCCTTCCTCCGCTTCTTCCAGGAGCGCCACGGCCACCGCTGCCTGCCCTCGGCCCCCGTGCGGCCCCGCGGGGACCCGCGCCTCCTTTTCGTCAACGCGGGCATGAACCAG TTTAAGCCCATTTTCCTGGGCACGGTGCATCCCCGGAGCAAGCTAGCACAGTACAAGCGGGTGGTGAACAGCCAGAAGTGCGTGCGTGCTGGAGGGAAGCACAATGACTTGGAGGATGTGGGCCGAGATACTTACCATCACACCTTCTTTGAGATGCTGGGGAACTGGTCCTTTGGAGATTACTTTAAG GAGGAAGCATGTAGCATGGCCTGGGAGCTCTTGACAGAGGTCTACGAGATCCCCAAAGATCGTCTGTATGTCACCTATTTTGGTGGAGACTCTTCGCTGGGGCTGAACGCAGATGAGGAGTGCAGGGACATATGGCTCTGCCTGGG GGTGCCTGCCAGCCACGTGCTTCCTTTCCCATTGAAGGACAACTTCTGGGAGATGGGAGACACAGGTCCCTGTGGTCCCTGCACAGAGATCCACTATGACCACGTGGGTGGTGGCAGAAATGCTGCAGCCCTGGTGAATCAGGGCAGCCCCGATGTAGTGGAGATCTGGAACCTGGTCTTCATGCAGTATAGCAG AGAGGTGGAGGGAAACTTACTTCCCTTGCCCCAGCACCATGTGGATACAGGAATGGGCTTGGAAAGGCTGGTGACAGTTCTGCAGAACAAGCGCTCCAACTATGACACAGATCTCTTCACTCCCATCCTGGATGCCATTCACAAG GGCTGTGGGGGGCCCAGATACGAAGGTCTGGTCGGGGAGGCTGACATTGGGGCTGTGAATATGGCCTACCGTGTGGTTGCAGATCACGTGCGTACCTTGTGCGTGTGCATCACTGATGGCATCTACCCAGGCCTGTCTGGAGCAGA GCTGGTGCTGCGCCGGATCCTGCGCAGGGCTGTCCGCTTTTGCTCTGAAGTCCTCCATGCCCCACCTGGGCTCCTGGCCTCCCTGGTGCCTACTGTAGTGGACGTGCTG GGGGATGCCTACCCAGAGCTGAGGAAGAACATGGACCAG ATTGCGGATATCATCAATGAGAACGAGGCTGCTTTTCTGTCCTCCCTTGAGCGTGGGAGGCGCATCATCGAGCGGACAGTGCAGCAGATGGAGCCCTGCACAGATTTCCCAG CTGAAGTAGCCTGGTCTCTATATGGGAATTTGGGGTTCCCTCTGGATTTGATTGACTTGATGCTTGAAGAAAAGGGGATGCGTTTGGATTCAGCTGCTTTTAATGAACTTGCTCTGGAAGATGCCAAG CGGAAGGCTCATGGCCTGCAGGCAGGACAGCTGGAGGGTGCAGATGTGCATCTTGATGTGCACTCACTAGCTCAGCTGCAGAGCAACAACGTGCCTGTTACTGACGACTCACCAAAATACGCCTACACGCTTGGGCAGCATGGGCAATATG AGTTCAGCCCATGCCAAGCCACCATCCTGATGCTGTACAGAGATCAGTCTCTCCAGGAGGAGGTTGGGGCAGGACAACACTGTGGTATCATCCTGGATCGGACTAACTTCTATGCAGAGCAGGGTGGGCAAGCCTCTGACCGGGGCTACCTGATGCGCTTGGGACAGCAG GACATGCTCTTCCCTGTAGAGTCGGTTCATCTCTGTGGTGGTTATGTGATCCATGAGGTCACTGCTGTGGAAACCCTGCGTGCTGGGGACCAAGTGCAGCTCTTTGTGGATGAG GCCCAGCGGCTGGCCTGCATGACCAACCACACTGCTACTCACTTGCTGAGTTTTGCACTCCGCCACGTCCTGGGAGACAAAACAGAGCAACGAGGGTCCCATGTGACAGCGGAGCGGCTGCGCTTCGACTTCAATACCAAG GGCCCTGTGACCGTGGAGCAGCTTCAGCAAGTGGAACAGGTGGTCCAGGAGGTGATTAAACGAAACGAGGTTGTGCACATGGCTGAGGTCCCTCTCACGCTGGCAAGAAGAGTTCAGGGACTCCGTACTGTGGATGAG GAGTATCCAGATCCAGTAAGGATAGTGTCCCTGGGTGTTCCTGTGGAAAGTGTGCTGATCCACGACTCTGAGGCTGCAATGCACACCTCTGTGGAGCTCTGCTGTGGGAC GCATCTGCTACAAACAGGAGCTATGGAGGATCTGGCCATTATCAGTGAGCGTCAGCTGGCTAAAGGAATTAGCCGTGTCATTGCAGTGACAGGGGGACAAGCCAAACAG GCCCGGGAAGTAGGCCAGTGTTTGGCTATGGAAGTGGACTCTGTCTCCATAAGAATGAAGCAGGGGAGCACCTCTATTCCTGAGGTGCAGAACCTCTCCAAAGAAGTGGGCCAGTTGACCAAA GCTGCAGAGAAGGCACAAAGCCTGCTGGCAAAACATTGCAATCAGCCTGTCATCGTTGATACTGTCCCAGTTGACTCCCCCTCG ATCCTAATGAAAGTAGTGAACCAGCTATGTGACAAGTCTCCTGGCACGTCAGTCCTGCTGCTCAGCCCTCAGGCTTCTGGTGAGGTCTTCTGTGCATGTCAGGTGTCCAAG AATTGCCTCCCCATGTTCTCCGCTGCTGACTGGGCCACGGCTGTCTGCATGCAGATGGAAGGCAAGGCAGGAGGTTCTTGTGTCGTTGCTAAGGGCAGTGGAAATGCCAAAGGCATGCAAGGAGCCCTGACTACTGCACTAGAGTTTGCTCATAGTAAACTCTGA
- the AARS2 gene encoding alanine--tRNA ligase, mitochondrial isoform X1 codes for MCAVPARSAPLAAHPEAALVLLPPSAEMAAAGRLRRRLQLAVPRCWDCSPRRWGSGVSAAGRVRAAFLRFFQERHGHRCLPSAPVRPRGDPRLLFVNAGMNQFKPIFLGTVHPRSKLAQYKRVVNSQKCVRAGGKHNDLEDVGRDTYHHTFFEMLGNWSFGDYFKEEACSMAWELLTEVYEIPKDRLYVTYFGGDSSLGLNADEECRDIWLCLGVPASHVLPFPLKDNFWEMGDTGPCGPCTEIHYDHVGGGRNAAALVNQGSPDVVEIWNLVFMQYSREVEGNLLPLPQHHVDTGMGLERLVTVLQNKRSNYDTDLFTPILDAIHKGCGGPRYEGLVGEADIGAVNMAYRVVADHVRTLCVCITDGIYPGLSGAELVLRRILRRAVRFCSEVLHAPPGLLASLVPTVVDVLGDAYPELRKNMDQIADIINENEAAFLSSLERGRRIIERTVQQMEPCTDFPAEVAWSLYGNLGFPLDLIDLMLEEKGMRLDSAAFNELALEDAKRKAHGLQAGQLEGADVHLDVHSLAQLQSNNVPVTDDSPKYAYTLGQHGQYEFSPCQATILMLYRDQSLQEEVGAGQHCGIILDRTNFYAEQGGQASDRGYLMRLGQQDMLFPVESVHLCGGYVIHEVTAVETLRAGDQVQLFVDEAQRLACMTNHTATHLLSFALRHVLGDKTEQRGSHVTAERLRFDFNTKGPVTVEQLQQVEQVVQEVIKRNEVVHMAEVPLTLARRVQGLRTVDEEYPDPVRIVSLGVPVESVLIHDSEAAMHTSVELCCGTHLLQTGAMEDLAIISERQLAKGISRVIAVTGGQAKQAREVGQCLAMEVDSVSIRMKQGSTSIPEVQNLSKEVGQLTKVVASTAMPQWQRKELQTILKALQRTANTAIKKLEMQQAAEKAQSLLAKHCNQPVIVDTVPVDSPSILMKVVNQLCDKSPGTSVLLLSPQASGEVFCACQVSKNCLPMFSAADWATAVCMQMEGKAGGSCVVAKGSGNAKGMQGALTTALEFAHSKL; via the exons ATGTGCGCTGTCCCCGCCCGTTCCGCCCCCCTCGCTGCCCATCCTGAAGCCGCCCTCGTCCTCCTGCCGCCCTCGGCCGAGatggcggcggccgggcggctgcggcgTCGCCTGCAGCTAGCCGTGCCCCGGTGCTGGGACTGCAGCCCCCGCCGCTGGGGCAGCGGCGTCTCGGCGGCGGGGCGGGTCCGCGCCGCCTTCCTCCGCTTCTTCCAGGAGCGCCACGGCCACCGCTGCCTGCCCTCGGCCCCCGTGCGGCCCCGCGGGGACCCGCGCCTCCTTTTCGTCAACGCGGGCATGAACCAG TTTAAGCCCATTTTCCTGGGCACGGTGCATCCCCGGAGCAAGCTAGCACAGTACAAGCGGGTGGTGAACAGCCAGAAGTGCGTGCGTGCTGGAGGGAAGCACAATGACTTGGAGGATGTGGGCCGAGATACTTACCATCACACCTTCTTTGAGATGCTGGGGAACTGGTCCTTTGGAGATTACTTTAAG GAGGAAGCATGTAGCATGGCCTGGGAGCTCTTGACAGAGGTCTACGAGATCCCCAAAGATCGTCTGTATGTCACCTATTTTGGTGGAGACTCTTCGCTGGGGCTGAACGCAGATGAGGAGTGCAGGGACATATGGCTCTGCCTGGG GGTGCCTGCCAGCCACGTGCTTCCTTTCCCATTGAAGGACAACTTCTGGGAGATGGGAGACACAGGTCCCTGTGGTCCCTGCACAGAGATCCACTATGACCACGTGGGTGGTGGCAGAAATGCTGCAGCCCTGGTGAATCAGGGCAGCCCCGATGTAGTGGAGATCTGGAACCTGGTCTTCATGCAGTATAGCAG AGAGGTGGAGGGAAACTTACTTCCCTTGCCCCAGCACCATGTGGATACAGGAATGGGCTTGGAAAGGCTGGTGACAGTTCTGCAGAACAAGCGCTCCAACTATGACACAGATCTCTTCACTCCCATCCTGGATGCCATTCACAAG GGCTGTGGGGGGCCCAGATACGAAGGTCTGGTCGGGGAGGCTGACATTGGGGCTGTGAATATGGCCTACCGTGTGGTTGCAGATCACGTGCGTACCTTGTGCGTGTGCATCACTGATGGCATCTACCCAGGCCTGTCTGGAGCAGA GCTGGTGCTGCGCCGGATCCTGCGCAGGGCTGTCCGCTTTTGCTCTGAAGTCCTCCATGCCCCACCTGGGCTCCTGGCCTCCCTGGTGCCTACTGTAGTGGACGTGCTG GGGGATGCCTACCCAGAGCTGAGGAAGAACATGGACCAG ATTGCGGATATCATCAATGAGAACGAGGCTGCTTTTCTGTCCTCCCTTGAGCGTGGGAGGCGCATCATCGAGCGGACAGTGCAGCAGATGGAGCCCTGCACAGATTTCCCAG CTGAAGTAGCCTGGTCTCTATATGGGAATTTGGGGTTCCCTCTGGATTTGATTGACTTGATGCTTGAAGAAAAGGGGATGCGTTTGGATTCAGCTGCTTTTAATGAACTTGCTCTGGAAGATGCCAAG CGGAAGGCTCATGGCCTGCAGGCAGGACAGCTGGAGGGTGCAGATGTGCATCTTGATGTGCACTCACTAGCTCAGCTGCAGAGCAACAACGTGCCTGTTACTGACGACTCACCAAAATACGCCTACACGCTTGGGCAGCATGGGCAATATG AGTTCAGCCCATGCCAAGCCACCATCCTGATGCTGTACAGAGATCAGTCTCTCCAGGAGGAGGTTGGGGCAGGACAACACTGTGGTATCATCCTGGATCGGACTAACTTCTATGCAGAGCAGGGTGGGCAAGCCTCTGACCGGGGCTACCTGATGCGCTTGGGACAGCAG GACATGCTCTTCCCTGTAGAGTCGGTTCATCTCTGTGGTGGTTATGTGATCCATGAGGTCACTGCTGTGGAAACCCTGCGTGCTGGGGACCAAGTGCAGCTCTTTGTGGATGAG GCCCAGCGGCTGGCCTGCATGACCAACCACACTGCTACTCACTTGCTGAGTTTTGCACTCCGCCACGTCCTGGGAGACAAAACAGAGCAACGAGGGTCCCATGTGACAGCGGAGCGGCTGCGCTTCGACTTCAATACCAAG GGCCCTGTGACCGTGGAGCAGCTTCAGCAAGTGGAACAGGTGGTCCAGGAGGTGATTAAACGAAACGAGGTTGTGCACATGGCTGAGGTCCCTCTCACGCTGGCAAGAAGAGTTCAGGGACTCCGTACTGTGGATGAG GAGTATCCAGATCCAGTAAGGATAGTGTCCCTGGGTGTTCCTGTGGAAAGTGTGCTGATCCACGACTCTGAGGCTGCAATGCACACCTCTGTGGAGCTCTGCTGTGGGAC GCATCTGCTACAAACAGGAGCTATGGAGGATCTGGCCATTATCAGTGAGCGTCAGCTGGCTAAAGGAATTAGCCGTGTCATTGCAGTGACAGGGGGACAAGCCAAACAG GCCCGGGAAGTAGGCCAGTGTTTGGCTATGGAAGTGGACTCTGTCTCCATAAGAATGAAGCAGGGGAGCACCTCTATTCCTGAGGTGCAGAACCTCTCCAAAGAAGTGGGCCAGTTGACCAAA GTGGTGGCTAGCACTGCAATGCCCCAGTGGCAAAGGAAAGAACTACAGACCATTCTCAAAGCGCTTCAACGAACAGCCAACACAGCCATCAAGAAACTGGAGATGCAGCAG GCTGCAGAGAAGGCACAAAGCCTGCTGGCAAAACATTGCAATCAGCCTGTCATCGTTGATACTGTCCCAGTTGACTCCCCCTCG ATCCTAATGAAAGTAGTGAACCAGCTATGTGACAAGTCTCCTGGCACGTCAGTCCTGCTGCTCAGCCCTCAGGCTTCTGGTGAGGTCTTCTGTGCATGTCAGGTGTCCAAG AATTGCCTCCCCATGTTCTCCGCTGCTGACTGGGCCACGGCTGTCTGCATGCAGATGGAAGGCAAGGCAGGAGGTTCTTGTGTCGTTGCTAAGGGCAGTGGAAATGCCAAAGGCATGCAAGGAGCCCTGACTACTGCACTAGAGTTTGCTCATAGTAAACTCTGA